A segment of the Lolium perenne isolate Kyuss_39 chromosome 3, Kyuss_2.0, whole genome shotgun sequence genome:
TTGTCATCTCAGAGTATCCTTTTGGCTTTCTGTGGCTGGTTTGCCATCACACCAGGTGATGTTGATTTCTGGCCTCAAAACTAAATGCCCATGGAATGGAATGCCATAAGCTCAGTTGAGGTTGATCTGCTGCACGGCACAAGACATTAGATGCAGAATTGTTAATCCCGCatatttctgacgacaacaccacTAAACTAGCAGAACATTATCTTGAGAACTACACCAGTCCTTCAAAATAAATGGTTATCTACAGCGATAGAAACTAGAAACAAATGTACCCAAAAGGCGGTAGGAAAACATGCAAACACAAATAATGATAAATTTTGAGCGATAATGATATAACCAGCTAAAAATGCTAAAGGCCAAACGACCCAAACAAGCTTCATGGGCCAACTACAACACCAGGCCCATCGTATTAAGACTACAGAAGAGACATGATAAGAGAAGAGGGAGGCTTGCCTGTAAGATTGAAATGTTTAATAAAATAACTTCATGCATCCTGAAACAAAAATGTATTTCCTCGACCAAATATCCCATGACACAGTATAACAAACAACCAATAACAGGAAATTGAAGGCACTAGTTGATGGGAACGAGATTGTGGCCTTCTGAAGTCTGAAGGAGCTTACCATGTATTCGAATTGACTTGGAAATGCTATTTACATCATGGTATGGCATTACGAAGGCCGAATCCACATGGGTATTACTAACAATGGTGGAGGTTAAGCCAGATATTATCTTGAGTAGTCTCTACCTGAACCTCATGAGTTAGCAGAGAGATTTCTACTAATTTTGCAGAATGCTAACTCTGAGACAACCTGAATATTTAGCAAAATAGAACGCACATTGCACATCGTAGGGCTTAATCTCTAAGGCTGACTCAACCAGGTCAAGAAAGCAGGGTCTCTGGCCTTCTACCTCCCTTGCTACCCATACTGGCTTTCGCCGGTGGAAGGGCATCTGTAACCCAACTTGGTGTCCTGGTGTTTAACCATATAGCCTCGCCGGTATCTTTGTGCTTGAAGTCGGGGGCTTTAGGTGACCtctgaatttcaaaaaaaaaaaacagaataaTACTTAGGACCAGCTAAGAAAATTAAAGACTATGACAAAACGTTCAGAGACTGACCTTGTCTATACGGTTGTCCCACCATTTTTGAGGATTGTCCACCAGATCTTTCAACAAGTCCGCTGCAAGAAAAATCATGGGCGTCATTAGCAAAGAAATATTCACAGGTTGTGAAGTGCAAACATCCAACTTGCAGATAAAGTAAGTTTCACTAAAATAATTGACCAAAACTTGTATTAAGAAACATGGACAATAAGACACATCTAAATACAAAAATACACAATATGTGCTGTTAAGGAACTAAGAAATGGCATCAGGGTATTTAGACAATCTTAACAGGATAGATCACATTAAGAGGTTATAAAAGAATAGTTAGTGAGATGCTCAGGCACAAATAATCACATTACTAGAAGAGGAGCAAGAGAAACAGGCAAATATCTTATTTAAGAAACTTGTGCTGCTAAGGTGAGATAACGGAATGTATTCCACGTGCAATTTGATTATTAGTAGCATGTAATATGTAAATACAGGAAACACAAACAAATTTTACACTTACCTTCTTTTTGTAGTTTCTCAGGAGAAGCAGCTTGGCTTGTCTTCGATTTATTACCCCAGCTTGTATTAGAAGCTGTTCAAACTGAATATTAGTATCAAAAAATAAGAACAGAAAAAGTGAGAACTATCAGGTTAAAATGTAACCTCTTCCCATGCTATAATTAGCAGGCTTGTATGTTTTAGCTGCATTGTAGCCACTATTAAAGGTCACAGTATCCAACTTTTCTAACACATGCGTTGGTGCTGAGTCAAGCCAGAGTGCATCTTCTGATATCTTGTTCTTAAAATCAGGATACTTTGGATTTTTCTGCACAATCGAAATGAAAATAAATCCATGCTAGAATTAGGGGCAGACAAGTTTTGTATCATACTTTCAAGAGAGTAAACATAAACATATAAACAACATGCTCACAGATCCATTCGCCTTCGCAGGCCGGTTATCAAtccaatcaagtgggctggcaagAACATCATTCCAGAGCTCTTTGAACTTGTCCTGCTTGGCTTTAAATTCTGAGTAAAATATAACGCCATCATGCAACAACACAACAAGGGTATTGCCATATATATTTGGGATCAGATTATAAAACAGAacatagaaaaaaaaaactgttTACTGTAATTAAGTAAGCGACATGCTTTGTCAAGTGCAAGCAACATACATGACTGCCTAAAAAGGCACGTCTTAATAATTCATCTATTAATCCATTTGCATATAAATATCTTGCTACAGTATTGTATGGTACCAAGGCAAAGGTGCATAGTTACGGAGGATTCCTGTTTTACTCGCATTCATTAATTTGGTATACATGATAAATTCAGTGAAGTCATAATTGAATTATCAAAAAAAAAAGTGTGGTTCAAAAGTTTTCACCGGAAGAAGACCTCTGAAATATCTGACATTTACGAAATGACAGAGATACCAGTAAAGCCATCAGAAAGTATATTACTGATAGCCATGAAACTCCAGTATAGATTGGTATTTACTACTATAATAAAACTATGTACTCCCTCCATATCGGTTTATTAGACCTATGTGTGCACCTAGGCCACCAATTTTACCTATGTAATCTAAATTATATaacacaaaaattatatcattagaaaatataACATCTAAAGTTTCCAGTGATTTTTTTTTGTAACATATATCTCACATTAAGTTAGTCAAATTAAACCGATACAGAGGGGAGTATTAAATTTAAAAGATGagcaagcaaataaaaaaattccAGGTGCAATTTTCTCTTCTGTTATAATGGAATGATAATTTCTCATTGGCATTGCGCAAAAAAGGTAATCGTATTAGTGGGGGTTAATTTGATATAGCTGAGAACAAAACCAGAACCTGAAAATGTTTGGCGTCTTGGGGATTTAGGGATAACTTTGGTTGGTTCAACTTTCTTTTCGGCCTCAGCAATCTCTTTAAACCCTTCCTCTTCATCCACCATGAAATCCGTTGCCACGGCTTTACTATCAACAAATGACAGCAAATTTGCTAAAACCTGGAACATAGATAGTAAATCCAGATAGTTAGCAGCTTCATCCAATCATGTAAGACGAGAATTCTAGGAAACTAAACTCTAATGTGATGCAAGAAAAACAAGGAACCATTTTTTTTCTAAGGAACGAGGAACCAAATTTTGAATCAAAAGAAAAAAGTCGCACTAGTACCACAGAATGAACAACCTTCTGTTAATAATTATGATTGATGAAAATGTTCAAAACAATGACACAAAAGAAGAGAATAGGAGACAAACGGAAGCCTGCTACGTCATGAAGCAAAAATAAGCATGTCAATTCATCCAACGCAGAATATTACATATCTCAGATTGTATACACAGCTAAGCGCCCTCCACGGCATCATCTTGTTCATTTTCACAAGTGATAATAGTGCTATTATTATCAGGATTTCCTTATATTTAGTGAACAAAGTATGTACAAGGAAGGTAAGGAGCTACAAACAAATGTGGCATGCAAAAGATAGGGTTACCCTTTGTTTATGCGAACCTTCTACAAATAACAGGGGAaggcaaaacagaacagtacagtACATACAACAGATGCATACCTGAATATTTGCTTGGCCATCAGCGTGTTTGAACGGCGGAACATCTCCAGTTAATTGGCCAGACACATAGACAAGGTCATTTTCTTGCAGGTGAGAAGCAGCTATCTGTGCCAAGTCGTCTTGAAAAATCACAGGGATcctgaaagtaaaaaaaaaaaaaaaaaaaaaaaaaaaaaaaaaaagtcgcAAGCCCATAATGAGATATTGCAGCAATACACTGGAGCTACGCATACGCACAAGTATGATATATGGCAGGACAACCCTTTGAATATGTAGTGATCCTTATCTTATCAGTTTTGGACTGCTGGAACTATTGAACGCTATACTCGTGCTGGCCACTGACACATTTTCAGCATGTTGATGACCCTATCAGTTATGGACTTCGATTTAGTGATAAAGGTTCAGTGTTTGATCATAAAAGCTTCTAATAGATACTTTACTGGATCCGTTAGGAGGGTTAGCTTAAAAATGGAACAGGACAGGGATGTCTCACTTTCATGTCTCAGCCTACATACAAAGGCTATAAAATCGTACTGAGAATTTGCATAATTTCGCCGCAATTAAAACCAAGACCAGCAATCTGAACCCAACCACGACCCGTACCAGACACAAGCGAGCGATCACCGTGTAAGTGCAGAGTAGTGAGGGAAACCGGGGATCGCACCAGAACTTGGGGAAGTCGGCGCGGCGGTCCTGCACGAGGACGGAGACGGCGGAGAAGCGGCCATCGGGCAGGCGCTGGAGCTGCACGGGCGCGCCGACGGTGCCGACGAGGCGGATGGCGTTGGCGACGCGCGGCTGGAAGGGGATGGTGGGCGGGCGGGGCAGCTCGCTGGGGAGCTTCTCCCGCTGCCACGCGGCCGCGTCCGCCTGCTGGGAATCGTCCTCCGCGGGGCTgtcggtcggcggcggcggcggcgggcgcggctTGGCCCGGCTGGCGTAGGGGGCGCGCTTGGAGGTGGAGAAGGGTGCGGCGGCGGAGGGCGGGGAGGGGAGGAGGGTGGCGGAGGGGAGGAGCAGGCGGCGCTGGAGGAGGCGTGCGAGGTGGCGCATGGTGGCGGGCGGgcggcaaaaccctaaaccctagaatgGGATGGGAGGAGACGGAGGAGGAAAGGGGTCCCAAGAAGGTCAAAGTTCCGAGGTTGGACTGGGGTCTAGACGACGATTCCAAAGGTGGGCCGGTGCTTGGAGTGGAGTGGACCGGACCCATCGGCCTGGCCGGGCCAAGACTTCTACTAGGACCAGCCATGTCACCTCGGCCATTTCTGTCCCAATGTGGAGGTAGTACAATTGAAAGCTGATATTTGAATGAAGCAATCTCTGGTAAATACCTAGgctcagagcatctccagtcgcgtcccccaaagcgtcccccaaaccgcgccggatcgagcgtttgggggacgtgttttgttcgtgccgcgtttgggggacgtcgctcccagaCCCGCGACCCCAAACcgccgcccccaaatgaatatttgtgcacgaaaataaaggttttcattcaattttgattatatattacaaagtttgaatgaaaacggctagatttcatctaaacctagactgCGACCGCCGGCggcgcgttcgacggccccgcccgtcgtcgcctcccctacgccgcagctcctctgcgcgcgcctcctctccttgcgttcggcggtggccgacggtgccgctcccgccgcgcgtcctccgCCGTCCTCGCTGCGCCGCAcggagggagagctcgatggcgcgacgaatatgcgcctcttcgagggcacgggcgtcgtcacggagcttcttctccgactcgaaggactcgacgaggcgCGTTGTCGATCGGCCGTCTCGTCGGGTGCGGGCGTCGTCGTCGGACCgatcgaactcgtcgtcgtcgtcgtcgtcgtcgtcgtcctccacctcggcctcctcctcctccattggcgcatcctcctccacatctgttggcgcctccatcatcgccgccgcaaacgcgtcggccgccgccaactgctccgcccgcctcccccataGCGCCGTAGCGCCGCCTCCCGGCTGTCGACGCTCCTCCGCCGTCGCCTGCTGCGGAGCTCGATCGActcacgccgccggcgctcgatcgagTCACGCCGTTCACGGAACAGCGCACTGCCGCTCatcgcggcggcgccggcgctcGTCGACCCatcgctgctccatctcctcccggtaccggcgccgtcgcgcctcttgtcccgtcgaggcgtcgaacgccgcaacggtgtcgcactgctactcctgccacgctgctgccgccgcggcctcctcAGCTGCGGAGGCAGGGGCGGAGAACGCCGCTACATCCGCCGCCTGCTGCACCTCACGCCGCTGGCGGGCCTCCTCCTCGAGTGCCTCCTCGAGTGCCGCACGCCGCTGCCGGCTCGTcaatggaggagacggcggtggagggaagtggccatcgccggggcggttcgccattgccactggtgatggaggagacggctgtggagcgacgagggctgtgtttgttgccggcggggtgtggtggctaccattgatgagccgggagaccttttatagacgccggcgtcgggaagaaagcgcgggaacagacgagaagaggcgggaagatcgcgcgggaacgggcggtggcgtgcgaacgccggcgacgcgtggaggctgcgcagcaccgacgagacgtctcgcctgcccctccgtcgtcattaaggcaaagatgccgctgcgcgcgaataacttccgtcgcgaggtaggcgacggttaggtttaaattaactgtgccgctgtcgggtcggccccgcgtcggttggcctcgcttttcgttgtatccggcgtccccggagcgtcccctgtgggacggggacgggctcggggcgccggacaccgtatcgggccgcgccggacaaaaaagggctttgggggacgcggctggaacgctttttttgtccggcgcgccccaaatccctttgggggacgctttgggggacgcgactggagatgctctcactAGCTATGGTGGGGATGGATACAAGTGAAAATGTCATCTATTTATTAGAGAGAACTATTGCTAGACCGAAGGGTTGGAAGGACAAAATTTTATCTATGGGTGCAAAGGACACCTTATTAAAAGTTGTGATTCAATCTATTCATGCGTTTGGCATGGTTGTGTTCAAGATACCGAAGAATATTTGCAAAGCTATTACTGATGCATTGTTTGCCATTTGTCGGGTCACACGGAAGAGAAAAGGTGTATGCACTTGTGTGCATGCTGGCATATGTTTGTACGAGAGAAAGAATGAGGAATGAGTTTTACATTTCTTCATGCTTTTAATCTTGTTGTGCCAGCCAAACAATCTTAGAGGATCTTGAGACGACCTGGTACTCCGTGTGCAAAATTTTGAGGGAAAAATATTACCCAGATGATGTTCTGTTAAATGCAGAGAAGGTTGCAAAGTATTGTTAGCAGCTTGAGAACTTTGAGACGTGGACCTATTTAGGGAGTGGGAAATGGCACAAGTATCAATATTTGGGAGGACCATTGGATTCCTAGAGATATGTCAAGGAAAGTTGTAACACCTAGAGGAAATTATTTGCTTAGAACATTAGATGAGCTGATTCAGCCCTAAATTGGTCAAAAAAAAATCGAAATGGGGAGTtaaaccccggcttctgcatcatgatgatgcacacggccttttattaagaTTCATCCAGTCTTACATACTAAAGAAAACAAACATCGCGTACagttgatacaagaatcaaccagcgGAATAAAAAACTAGAAAAACTACACATCATTGTAGCCTTCTAGTATgacgccaaccagcctggcacaagatatcctgagcgaccgtcAAGAGCCGTGTGCAACCAGAAGCCATGGCATCCCTGAGCCCCTCCGGCGAAAGGAGAGCCCATAACTGGACCCAGTGAGCCATCATGTGAATAACCTGCAAGTAATGGAAAGAATGTTTTTTGTTAAAGATAAGATCATTTCGAACGCTCCAAATAGACCAGCATAAAGCAGAAATCCCTACACGGATGAACGctttagattgtctatctactccatttaaccaatttccaaacatatttgtaacattggttggaggtggaagatcaaAAGTAAAAATAACCGTTCGCCAAAGAAGTTTAGCCAATGGACATTCAATGAAAAGATGTTCAATTGTTTCATGTGCTCCACAAAAAACACACTTCATGCATCCATTCCAATTCCgtttagctaaattatctttagttaacaagactttattactaagaaaccacataaaaattCGAATTTTTAAAGGTATCTTAACTTTCCACAAATATTTTTTCAGATATGGGGTGTGATCACTCATCAGATCTTCATACATAGATTTCACCGTGAATTTACCATTAGTTGTCAGATCCCAAATAAAACGATCCTGTTCATCATTCAAATTTACCGTCATTAGTTTTCGGCATAACTGCAACCATAAAGTCCTGTTCATCATTCAAATTTACCGTCATTAGTTTTCGGCATAACTGCAACCATAAAGTCCATCTGTTTCCCAACAAAGCCCTCCTGAAACTAATATTCAATGGGGtatgggcaaacacatgtgctaccGTTACATTTTTGTGACGCACAATATTATATAATGACGGATATTGATCAGCCAGGGGAGTTTTCCCTAACCATACATCTTCCCAAAAACGAGTATTCATTCCATTACCAATCTTAAAAAAACCTCTTTTAAAAAAGTCCTCCTTCACGTGCATTAAACCCTTCCAGAAAGACGAATCTGTGGGCTTAGGCTGAATAGCCGATAATGGCTTATGTCTTATATATTTATTGTGTAATAACTCCTGCCACACCCCATCCTCATTAAGCAACTTAAACAACCATTTACTCAAAAGACATTTATTTTTAAGGTCGAGTACCTCAATCCCTAAACCACCTTGATCTTTAGGTCGGCAAACAATATTCCATTTGGTGAGCCTATATTTCTTCTTTATTTCATCAGATTGCCAGAAAAACTTTGATCTATAAAAATCCAAtcttttccttaccccaacaggtatctCAAGAAAAGATAACATAAACATAGGCAAACTGGTTAAAACTGAATTAATTAACACCAATCTATCCCCATAAGACAATAGTTTTCCTTTCCAGCAACCCAGCTTGCTTTCAAACCGTGTTTCGACTGGATACCAATCAGAATTCCTGAGTTTTCTGTAATGGATTGGAATACCCAAATATCTAAAAGGGAGAGATCCAGCATCACAACCAAAAATCTCTTTATATTGGTCCTCATCATCCTTTGCCTTACCAAAGCAAAAAAgctcacttttatggaagttaatttttaGACCCGACAACTCTTCAAAAATGCATAATATTAACTTCATGTTTACAGCTTTTAGAAGGTCATGTTCCAAAAaaagaattgtatcatcggcatattgtaaAATAGAGATGCCTCCCTCAACGAGATGAGGAATAAGCCCTCCAACTTGACCATCATTCTTTGCTCTTTCAATTAAGATGGCAAGCATATCTACAACAATGTTGAATAACATCGGGGACAAAGGGTCCCCTTGCCGCAATcccttctttgtttgaaaataatgaccaatgtcatcatttaccTTTATGCCCACACTCCCACCTTGGACAAATTTCTGAATTAGGCTACACCATTCTGTAGCAAAACCCTTCATTCTCAAGGTTTGTTGCAGGaaagaccatttaactttatcataagctttctcaaaatcaattttaaacaACACCCCATCCAATTTTTTAGTGTGTAATTCATGAATCGTTTCATGAAGAATTACAACTCCTTCTAAAATATTTCTTCCCGGCATAAATGCAGTCTGTGTTGGTTTAATCACCTTAGGGGCAATCCCCGTTATTCTATTTGTTCCCACTTTAGTAAACACTTTAAAACACACATTTAGTAGACAgatgggtctatattgttgaatctgcATCGCATCCTCTTTCTTGGGTAATAGAGTAATCACCCCAAAATTGAGTTTATAAAGAGACAACTCTCATGTACTCAATTCATTAAAGAGTGCCATTAGATCCACCTTAATTATTTCCCAGAAATTTTGATAAAATTCGACCGGAAAACCATCCGGACCTGGTGCTTTATTGTGTTCCATCTGAGATATCGCCTCAAACACTTCCTCTTCAGTAAAAGGATTTGTTAGAATTTCATTCTCATGAGGTGAAATCTGCGGAATATCTTGCACCACTCCTTCTACTAACGAAATATTTGTTGACTCCGGTGGTCCAAATAATTTTTTATAAAAATTAGTGATATAAATCTTCAGGTTATCTTCTCCTACAATTGTTCCTTCTTGTTGCTCTAATTGAAAAATTTTCTTTTTCCGATGTTTACCATTTGCAATTAAATGGAAATACCTCGTATTATTTCCCCCTTCCTGAATATGTTTAACTTTTGCACGTTGAGCCCATTTAGATTCTTCCTCCCTCCTTAACTTACTCAAACCTTCATTTGCTTTTCTAAGCTCCTCTCTTTCATGCGGATCCAAAGGATTACTTTCTGCTTTAATATCAAGATGATCAATAATACATATTAGTCTTTCTTTCTCCTTTTTGTATTTTCCACTCTGATTTTTTGCCCAACCTTTTAGGTATTTCCTAATGTGTCTTAATTTGTTTAACCAAACATCAATAGGATTAGACCCAACAGTCACCGACCTCCATTCCTTTTTTATCATCTCGAAAAAACCTTCTGTTTTGAACCAATGTAATTCAAAAGAGAATTTCGAAATGTTACCCAGATGAGCTTTAACCCCTGAATCAATAAGAATTGGTGTATGGTCCGACTCTGCCCTTGTTAATGCACGAACAGTCACTAACGGAAATTTCTGTTCCCAAGAGATTGATGCCAGAATTCTATCTAACTTCTCATAAGTAGGTTCATCTCTACGACTCGCCCACGTATATTGTCTCCCCGAAAGAGCAATTTCTCTTAAGTTAAGATGTTCAATTATTGCATTAAACACAAAGGGCCATCTagctttgaaattatcattattctTTTCCTCCCTTTTACGAATAATATTGAAATCACCACCTACCAACATAGGCAATGTCTCAGATTCACAAGTTCTTACTAGTTCTGCTAAAAATTCTCCCTTGTGCGAGTCTTGGGCAGCCCCATAAACTGGCACTAAAACCCACTCAAAACCATCTCTTTTGCATTTTAAATGAAATTTGACACAAAAATCTCCAGTAGTCACATTTGCCACTTGTAGAGTATCTGAGTTAATTCCCACTAGAATTCCCCCAGACCTACCATGAGGAGGTAAACAAAACCAGGAAAAGTTGTGTCCCGCCGCAAGTTTGTTCAAGAAAGGTATAGAGAAGTTTGATCTCCCAGTCTCCAACAAGGCTAGAAAATCCAACTTATATTCCCTAATGGCCGCCTGAACAAACAAATGCTTTGCAGTATCTCCAAAACCTCCTGAGTTCCAATTAATGCCTTTTAGATTTTGCATTAtgaaaattgttttttaattctTCTCCTAGTACTTCTACGAACATTACTCAAGTCGTAAGTTTTCCTTTGTCTAGTTTTTTTCTCCTTTATACCATGTTTTAGGTGATCCAAATGATCATCTAAATCCAGTGGAAAACTCTCATCATCAACTAAATCCTCACAAAGTGTAGATACTTTTGACATAACAAGAGTCGAAGGCCCCTCATCCTTGTCCAAAATCTCATCcgcatttttttgtaaaattgttAGGATACGTTTTTCCTCTATATTCTTAATACCTTTAATAGATCTTAGCACTTCCATTTCATTTTTCCCCAGAGATACTCCTAAAGACTCTGCTCTAGATATAACCTCGGAATCAGGAATATTAATAATCGAAAGTTTTGGAAAAGAGGACATACCTGCCACTTGAGGATCATCCCTCCTTTGAGCCCTCATCATAGCTCTGTCAATCTGAGGCATATCTCCATCTAACTGGCTTCCTAGCCGAGCACTGGACCTCACTCCCGATGATGGCCTTGGAATACCACCAAAGGCAATAACTTCCTCAACGGTGTGATTAGCTGGCATAGTATCAGGTGAGATCTCAGTAATACTGCAAGTATTTAAGGAGTGTAGTTCATTTATATTTGAGATAGAGCAATTACCAATATCACGAAGCGAGGCAATCCCCACCCCATGATCATCACCATTGTTTTTCTCATTTCGTGTATGTGGCGTGACCTCTACACTCACCTTCTCTTTTGCCAGACCAATTACACATGTTGAAGATTTATTTGCAGCGTTGCCTGTATGAAAGAGAGATCCTCCCGCCATCAAAAACTCATGCCCATCCATGTTTGAAAAAGAAACAGACGGCGGAGAGAGGGAAAACGTATCCATACCGTGAGCTACAGGCGAGACAGGCGCAGAGGATCCTTTACACCCAGCATGGTGATCATCCAATGATTGGCTACCAATTGGCCGGGGATCAGCATTGAGCCTCTGGTCCAGCGAGAGGATCTTCTGCGGCCCATTTGTTGTGTGTGCACTCAACACAACCTTGGCCGGCGTAGAGAATCCGGAGCACCCTGTCGGCCCAGCCACAGTCTGCTGTGGCGCCAGAGCTTGCGCCAGTCCCTGCTGGCCGATCTTCTGCGTCGAGATTCGTTTCCCGTCCACGCCCACCGGTGCCTCATCGACCACAGAGGATTCGAGCCCGTCCCTGCCACGCACAGCGCGCGCATTCGTGGCGCATGCCGATAGGTCAGGCCGCCGGCCAACGCCAGGCAGCGTAGAATCCAACACCGGCTGTGCTGACACTGGTGCTGCAGAGACATCTCTAGGCACCGATCCCGATAGGATCTGGGGCAATCCCCAAACAGATAACCCTGCAACAGAAACATCATGGAAATCAGCACCAGACTTGTTTTTTAGCCAAAAATGGAAAGTTGATGAATTATTCGAAAAAAGCATATTTTGGCTCAGAATTTTACCATGAGAAAGAACATCTGCAGGGGTAATAGGTATTTTAATTGTACCAATATTAACCTCTGTTTGAGCCAACTTCAAACCTTGGACTCCATCATTAATCGACACACCATTTTGTACTTCATTATTTGCACTTTTTGTCTCATTCTGCCCTTTTGGGTCCATATCCATGTCATTTCCCCACTCTTTATTCTGGTCTTCATTAGCAGCATCATCATTTCCATCTTCCCCATTGTTGGCCTCAACCATATCAACCTCCTGGTTCCTCTTATCTTGCTCAACCTCAAAAAATAGCTTTAAAAAGCCCCTTCTAATAAACATATCACTATCCTTAGGAATAAGACGACTATCCAAACATCCAATCTTAGTCCTAAGTACCTTATTTTTCCTGGTATATGCCA
Coding sequences within it:
- the LOC127345742 gene encoding protein OSB2, chloroplastic, whose translation is MRHLARLLQRRLLLPSATLLPSPPSAAAPFSTSKRAPYASRAKPRPPPPPPTDSPAEDDSQQADAAAWQREKLPSELPRPPTIPFQPRVANAIRLVGTVGAPVQLQRLPDGRFSAVSVLVQDRRADFPKFWIPVIFQDDLAQIAASHLQENDLVYVSGQLTGDVPPFKHADGQANIQVLANLLSFVDSKAVATDFMVDEEEGFKEIAEAEKKVEPTKVIPKSPRRQTFSEFKAKQDKFKELWNDVLASPLDWIDNRPAKANGSKNPKYPDFKNKISEDALWLDSAPTHVLEKLDTVTFNSGYNAAKTYKPANYSMGRASNTSWGNKSKTSQAASPEKLQKEADLLKDLVDNPQKWWDNRIDKRSPKAPDFKHKDTGEAIWLNTRTPSWVTDALPPAKASMGSKGGRRPETLLS